ATGGACTTGAAGTAATTAATAGAAATCGACCCTTTAAAAAATGTATTGTATGAACGTATGAAATTTGACAAACTCATATTTACTTGATACAAGTTCTTGGATGTAATGATAATCAATCTCAATGTGTTTTATTCGAGCATAAACACATGATTTGTTGTCAGTGATACAGAGCTATTTCCAAAACATAAAAGTTGATGGTGTGGGCAGTGTGAAACCATTATCATGAAACAACTTGTAAGTCCTGGCATTTTCATCGACATAGATAGCCAATGATCTATCCAACCTTTGTGAAAgattttgcaaaaatgacaCTCCATCTAATCAAATTTTGGCCAAGAAATATGTAACTGTCACTCATGATCTTTTataaaagggtaatgctagatagatcaaatttttaaatcaaattgtgtaaaccaaatgatgtggttgatgatgattgaattattagttAAATGTcgattaatgtgcttatttcctattggtgacacatcatttggtttgtaaatttggtCTCTCTAATATATCTTTTATTAAACACATCCTGCTCAATTAGAGTCTGAATAAGCATGCATGTtgcattatttgtaattttgtagtGTTTTCTCTTTATTCGAAATTCAACCACCGTTCGTTTCCAAAAAAATTACTTCTACTTCGTGGTTATAACAATTTTAGAATGGTTGTTTTAACTGGAGAACCTtggttgttttctttgttttaagaTAAAATAGAGAAACAAAAAAGGTCATGGGTATTTTGGTTATCTTGATTTTAAAGTTGGGTGTGCAAAGAAAATTATACCTTGAAAATGGGTGGGCCAATCCATAGAACATTTTCCTTGATGGAATTGTGGATGACAAATGCACGGAGGTGCCACGTTGCCTTTGGAACGAGGATCCTTTTGTGAGGATTCCGTCGTTCGtacatcgtatatcgtgcagttaaaaattattataaattttttttatttaaaattgaatataaacggtatctaacaaaaactaattgcatgatatacgataaacggacgTGATTAAATGATCTTtatgatcctcacaaagaggatccggaagGATCCTCATTATTGCCAAACGACTTTGAGTTTAGGGGGTCAATTATAAAAACTTTTAGTAAAAATGGCAAAcacagaaaagagaaaaaattcAGGGGCATAAATGCAATTTTCCAGatgaaatcaaatcaaatttagccTATGCTGGCTCATAAGTTTTAATCGTCCGAACAAGCCCCCACAAAATTCCGAGGAAATGAAGGCATAAAGTAAAATCCTGTCACCGTCCCATTGAGCTGCTGCTGTAGATAGATAGAGCCTAGAGGGAGACCCTTTGTCTTCTCTTTTACTGACACCTCGAGTAACCTCCTCCTCGTCCTCCTCCTAAAAGCCAAACCCTTTTAATTTCTATGGTCTTTTGAGTGAATGGCTTCATCTCTTTTCGCAAGGACTCTCCTGGGTCATCGCCTTTTCCACTCttcctctcactctctctgccAAAAGCCCCAATTTTTCACCTCCCTCTTCAATGTAAGTAGCAAGCTTCCTTTCTTTTCGTGTTTAATCTTCGATTTTGATTTGTGGGTTTTGTTCTTTTCGATAATATGCTTATTCCCTTTTGGTAAATTTTCGATCTTTTGGTTTTAGCCGGTCATTTTTCTTGCTCTATATATCtcaatttttgtattttgttcaTGGGTTTTAGTTTTATAAGTGAATTGAGTTTGGAAATTGGTCTGGAATGTTTGGGAGTGCTTTCCTGACAAGggtttttctttgtttgatcAGCTAAGTGATTTGTGGTAATGTTGTAGTTTACTATTGTGAAGGTGTTTAGTGTGATTGTTATGTAAATGGTCTTAGTTCCTGAATGTATTCAATGACCCTAGCAGCTCCGTTTGACTCCGGTAGCCATGAACTGGAAAGAAGGGAATTTGTTGGAGTCTGCTTGTATGTTTTCTAGATTCCCCCTTTGATTGTCGTTATGATATAAAGTGTTCGGTATTGTAGTTCTCGAAGTGATTTATTGGCTGTgtgtttaattaaatattatatacACTACTTGGATATCGATTGATGTAGATTACTCTGTCTAATTTACATAACAAATTCGATCAAACCATTGAAAATCCTGTAGTTTCTTAGGCGGAAGAGCTTCCTTTAAAGATGTTTTTCTGGATTGAGTGATTACTGTGGAATCGTTGAGAAACATGTATTCTTCATAGTGTGCAAAGATTATTGCACAATCCTCTTTACCTAAAAACTCATGTTTTATTTTAAGAGGCCTTGTCTGAATCATCCACAATTGTTCGTCTTCTCTGTGATTccattttgatttgatttgggAAGTAGTTAACTTAATCATTACGTTTGTTTATTAATTTGAAATACGCTTTTCAGTTTGAGCAGTTTACTAAATCTAATATTTTTTCTTATGTCAAGatttaatataattatttttctgtcaatgCAGAAGGGAACAGAACACTTTCAAGCTGACCCTACCTATAGAAGATATAGAACATCTGCCTGGGTTCCTCGTGTTATGGCTTCATCAGTAGCTGGCGCAAGAGCTGATTTTTCAACACAATCTGTGTCGACAAAAGAGCCTGTTGTTTCTGTTGATTGGCTCCATGCTAACCTCAAAGAGCCTGATCTGAAGGTACCGTGTTTTGGCTTGTTTATACTGAACTATTTATTCATCCTTCCCTTTCTTCCACTGGAGTGTAAGTCTGGAATAAGTTGAAGATATTACTAACGAATGCTTGattatatgtaatttttttcaattggtTCATAATGTATGTTGTCATCATCATGATTTTCTAATTGGAGATGGCACTTCTGTTCTGCTTTCCTATATGCTTCCTTTTTCCCTATGCATGTTGGTAAACTATTTTTAGTTATCTACTTCAGGTGCTAGATGCATCTTGGTATATGCCTGATGAGCAAAGGAATCCAATTCAAGAGTATCAGGTGCTCACCAAGCTTTCTGGACTGATGCTGTCATGTGATAATTCTTAATAATATCTGTATCAATGGATTCAATTCCAATCTTGTTCTAAGATCTTCATGTTATTTCGTATTGCTTCATTTTCCACTACGGCTCATTTTGGTCAATTAAACCTCTTCGTCATGACAGGTTGCTCACATTCCTGGTGCACTTTTCTTTGACGTGGATGGAATATCAGATCGCAATACTAAAGTAAGATGTTTTCTATTCTATGTTTCTTGTCAAAATATGATATCAGATCGCACTAGCATCACTAGCAATGAATGCTAGTGTTGGATGTTGAAATCAGCAGCCTTATTTTCTTTGCTTCTTGAGCTTCATTCTGGCCCTTTTTTCACATTAGGGAAATAAGGATGAAACTAGTATGGCCACAAAACGCCTGAGTCTATTTTCTTAACGTGCCAACTATATTCTTAGCGATTTATTTCATTCCACTAGTTTGAATTAACTTAGAAATACATTCTTATTAGCCATTTTGGAGAAGAATTCAGATTATATGATTAAGCTGTTAATATTAATCTGATGAATGActgttgaccaaaaaaaaaatatgatgaaTGATTCTTCATGTCAACAAATTCTGATGAATAGTTCTTGATGTTGTTCTTATGAGTGTGTGGGCCATGATGGCCAGGCATACACACCACTTTTCTAACTATCTTGCTCTTTCCTGTTCTCTCTTATTGAAGACTAGAATTATGACTTGTAACAGTTACCGCATATGTTACCATCAGAGGAAGCCTTTGCTGCTGCTGTTTCTGCTCTTGGCATTGAGAACAAAGATGATCTTGTTGTGTATGATGGAAAAGGGATCTTTAGTGCAGCTCGTGTGTGGTGGTAAGTTATGGGACTGATTCGGAAGATTTAAAGTTTTAACTCATCTGaaatgtgataaaaaaaaattgtgttttaCGCTTTTTCATTGTGTTACAATCTAATGTTTCATTTCCTTATAAAAATGAAAGGATGTTCCGAGTATTTGGCCATGACAGAGTTTGGGTTTTAGATGGAGGCCTGCCAAGGTGGCGTGCATCTGGATTTGATGTTGAATCTAGTGCCTCTGGTGATGCAATTTTGAAAGCTAGTGCTGCCAGTGAGGCAATAGAGAAAATATACAAGGGACAAGCAGTAAGTTCATTATATACTTGTCTCTGAAAACAGTTATGTTTTAACGCTGACCGGGATTTTGGAATTCTCTGACTCCAAAAGCCATTAGCATATGGTTATGGTTATTACAGTATGTTTTGTGAAATCTAGATgttgttctttttatttatgtttttcatagttttaTTGTGGACGCTTAAGCCAGGATAAATGTCTTAAATCATaggttctctctttttttttcacttccTCAATTCTTGTAGTGTCTGTTTGCAGTCTACTTTCTCTATACCTTGTACATTGTAGATTTTCTTGAGATCTAGAAAATTGCAATTCTCTCCTCTAGGGACATAAGTAAAGAAATTTGGAAGTTTGATGGGGGGTTGAGCTGTTGAATGTTATCCTAGAGTTAAGAACTTTAGTTTTCCATTCTTTGGGAAAAGGAGGGTGTAGGGTTCGGTCAGTCCTTGAAGGTCGCATGTCGACTAAATTGACCTTGTCTGACGTGAcgcttttcctaagtttttatGATAACATGTGATAGTTTTCAAGGCTGCTTGTGATGGTTTTGGGGAAGAATTTTTGTTCTGCAGGTTGGGCCCACCACATTTGAGACTAAGTTTCAGCCACATCTTGTCTGGACTCTTGATCAGGTTTGGTTTCTCTATCTTAATTGACTAGTAAAGGTGCATATCTTGAATTCAGCCCTGAAATTTGTGGCAAGTATGggtttacctttttttttttttttttatatactcTCATTTTATACTTCCAACTGTATTTTTCAGGTTAGAAAAAATGTTGAGGAAGGAAGTCACCAACATATAGATGCCCGATCAAAGGCCAGGTATTCTTTATGCTAAATCAACTAATATGAAGCTTGAGTAATTCTTGGTCTGTTTTATTTTCCCGGTAATTGTGTAAATCATCAGCTGGAACGTGTTCATTCATGCATTGTGAAATAATAATCTTGATTGAGATAATATAACAGTATGTTGAGCACTCAAAATTTTCTCTGCCTCACACAAAGGAACTTATGCAGATTATATGGAGACATTTTATTAGAGTTCTTTTCCTATTTGTgatgtgttttaaaaaaaaaaaaaaattagattacATGATCTTTGAAGGCCTATTTTCTGATTATTGTTCTTGCATTAACAATCTTGGATTTGACGGAAATTTGGTGTTGCAGGTTCGATGGAACTGCATTAGAGCCTCGAAAAGGCATAAGAAGTGGTCATGTGCCTGGAAGCAAGTGCATTCCTTTTCCACAggtaaaaatatcaaattcttGTGTTACCTCTTATTCCTTTTGAAACTGCAACAAAGTCTAGTTGGGTGTGTAAAAAACGGTATGCTGCATAAGCTGTTGAGTAACAAATGGGTTCTTTCCTTGCAGTTGTTGGATTCTTCAGCGACACTCTTACCAGCAGATAAGCTGAAAGCCCGATTTGATGAAGAAGGTAATAACttctttgttttattattacttTTTTGCTGTAGTCTTAGATCTTGAATACTTTTGTATGTACCCTTAGCTGCTCTACAGTTTCCAAGCGTTGTCTCCttttttaaacataaaaactCAACCGC
This genomic interval from Malus domestica chromosome 05, GDT2T_hap1 contains the following:
- the LOC103435398 gene encoding thiosulfate/3-mercaptopyruvate sulfurtransferase 1, mitochondrial-like — encoded protein: MASSLFARTLLGHRLFHSSSHSLCQKPQFFTSLFNKGTEHFQADPTYRRYRTSAWVPRVMASSVAGARADFSTQSVSTKEPVVSVDWLHANLKEPDLKVLDASWYMPDEQRNPIQEYQVAHIPGALFFDVDGISDRNTKLPHMLPSEEAFAAAVSALGIENKDDLVVYDGKGIFSAARVWWMFRVFGHDRVWVLDGGLPRWRASGFDVESSASGDAILKASAASEAIEKIYKGQAVGPTTFETKFQPHLVWTLDQVRKNVEEGSHQHIDARSKARFDGTALEPRKGIRSGHVPGSKCIPFPQLLDSSATLLPADKLKARFDEEGISLESPVVTSCGTGVTACILALGLHRLGKPDVPVYDGSWTEWGAQSDTPVDSSTESA